The proteins below are encoded in one region of Hordeum vulgare subsp. vulgare chromosome 3H, MorexV3_pseudomolecules_assembly, whole genome shotgun sequence:
- the LOC123442481 gene encoding uncharacterized protein LOC123442481, with protein sequence MTLVDFIDLSDDNIIDLTNDEATVQEDQNATQDRQTLLDRRRMFLLAGERSQDVQDVFVAATEPTEEAAESGQALEATTSSLITEETPFVAASEGRQDVQSMFVAASEGRQEAAESGSALEATPLCFLKETTLLHPAKSPNCHRSPTSVPFPSPTSTTPKTQTSEGGDAKSVIVKRKYCKRKYHTDTPRRSPRLIQICECCTSPVKEPTADHERSRMLRPAEESAASTDKAGPAKPLSTDIAN encoded by the exons ATGACTTTAGTAGATTTCATAGACCTGAGTGATGATAATATCATTGACTTGACCAACGATGAAGCGActgttcaagaggatcaaaatgcaACTCAAGATCGGCAGACACTGCTTGATAGGCGGAGAATGTTTCTCCTAGCTGGTGAACGTAGCCAAGATGTGCAGGATGTGTTTGTTGCAGCTACTGAACCAACGGAAGAGGCTGCTGAGTCCGGACAGGCTTTGGAAGCCACCACATCGTCCTTGATTACGGAAGAAACACCTTTTGTTGCAGCTAGTGAAGGAAGACAAGATGTTCAGTCTATGTTTGTTGCAGCTAGTGAAGGAAGGCAAGAGGCTGCTGAGTCTGGAAGTGCTTTAGAAGCTACCCCATTGTGCTTCCTTAAGGAAACAACACTTCTTCATCCGGCTAAATCACCGAACTGTCATCGCTCTCCAACATCAGTGCCATTTCCCA GCCCGACTTCCACCACTCCGAAAACTCAGACTTCTGAAGGTGGCGATGCAAAGTCAGTGATAGTGAAGAGGAAATATTGTAAGCGGAAGTACCATACCGACACTCCTAGAAGAAGTCCTAGGCTTATACAGATTTGTGAATGTTGTACCAGTCCTGTGAAAGAGCCGACAGCCGACCACGAAAGGTCTCGCATGCTCAGGCCAGCAGAAGAATCAGCTGCCTCTACTGACAAGGCAGGACCTGCAAAGCCCCTCTCTACTGACATCGCAAACTAG